Proteins encoded in a region of the Polynucleobacter antarcticus genome:
- a CDS encoding TolC family protein, whose translation MNPSKLVNIVAVGMWSLVALAGLFSSVGAVNAQEKKAFTVNELIALALESNPQILAARDQSRAVKGQLSSARAIPNPEFEINSGQQRSASGPLTTGNVSSWAVTQPLDMPYTRFPRVNAAEASLRGAEAARIAFEIETISRVQQRYFELMRRDAELKAAEADYDLTKQIRDRMQIRYDVGETARFELIRSQTEFLNAQINSESSKLRVDQAKAQLRQAVGHRLPANFEVVSQSFKAEVLPPLPTLLGELQSQSPELQRAKAEVEASESRLSFAQNARLPKLAFKAQQYNDPNFTDRLYGLVVSIPIWDFKGGQIDEAAANLSKAKNQLNAQSQSLEQQMETAYKLYQITSYQVKILDEEVVQLAASARQIAEVSYRYGERGMLEYLDAQRTFRLARNDLIRARFDLASVMTEIARLRATPEWVAKIESGRQ comes from the coding sequence ATGAATCCTTCGAAATTAGTGAATATTGTTGCTGTTGGCATGTGGAGCTTAGTAGCCTTAGCAGGCTTATTTAGTTCAGTAGGCGCAGTAAATGCACAGGAAAAAAAAGCATTTACGGTGAATGAATTAATTGCCCTTGCACTGGAGTCTAACCCCCAGATCCTGGCAGCCAGAGATCAATCCAGAGCAGTCAAAGGCCAACTATCTTCTGCGCGCGCTATTCCGAATCCGGAATTTGAAATCAATTCTGGTCAGCAAAGATCTGCTTCTGGACCGCTGACTACTGGCAATGTATCTTCATGGGCGGTGACGCAGCCTCTCGATATGCCCTATACGCGTTTTCCCAGAGTCAACGCTGCGGAGGCAAGTCTGCGCGGGGCTGAAGCAGCGCGCATCGCATTTGAAATTGAAACGATTTCTAGAGTGCAGCAACGCTACTTTGAATTGATGCGTCGAGATGCAGAATTAAAAGCCGCTGAAGCCGATTATGATTTGACTAAGCAAATTCGGGATCGGATGCAAATACGTTACGACGTGGGTGAGACAGCACGCTTTGAGCTCATTCGTTCTCAAACAGAATTTCTGAATGCGCAAATTAATTCAGAATCGAGCAAACTCAGAGTCGATCAGGCTAAAGCTCAATTGCGACAGGCCGTAGGGCATCGTTTGCCTGCTAATTTTGAAGTGGTCTCACAGTCTTTTAAGGCTGAGGTTTTACCTCCCCTCCCTACTTTGCTGGGTGAGTTGCAATCGCAAAGTCCAGAGTTACAGCGCGCCAAAGCAGAAGTAGAGGCTAGTGAATCGAGGTTGAGTTTTGCTCAAAATGCCCGTCTGCCTAAACTGGCATTTAAGGCGCAGCAATACAATGACCCGAATTTCACCGACCGGCTGTATGGCTTAGTAGTTAGCATCCCCATTTGGGATTTTAAGGGCGGGCAAATTGATGAGGCCGCAGCCAATCTTTCTAAAGCAAAAAATCAGCTCAATGCCCAAAGCCAAAGTCTAGAGCAGCAAATGGAAACCGCCTACAAGCTCTATCAAATCACTAGTTACCAAGTCAAAATTTTGGATGAGGAAGTGGTTCAACTGGCAGCAAGTGCACGGCAGATTGCAGAAGTGTCGTATCGCTATGGTGAGCGTGGGATGTTGGAGTATTTAGATGCCCAAAGAACATTTAGATTGGCGCGTAATGACTTAATCAGAGCGCGCTTTGATTTGGCTTCAGTGATGACTGAAATTGCGCGTTTAAGGGCAACCCCAGAGTGGGTTGCAAAAATAGAGAGTGGAAGGCAATGA
- a CDS encoding phasin family protein — MGKNPFNVQGMTDQAKGAKAVKAAKAAGEATLTSAQAIAKLNQATAQELTVRLHNIVTELTKNKDPKAAFEYAHAQVLQDAAKEVAQYQAKLFEALASGNQELTKIAETMIKESQHDLIHFVNEATQNAPAGTEPYTSIFKTSFNSTLQNFEMIRAGMADSFAHFEKSLQNMGDYSGIQKEGSAAKKSATKK; from the coding sequence ATGGGTAAAAATCCATTCAATGTTCAAGGGATGACGGATCAGGCCAAGGGAGCTAAAGCTGTCAAAGCTGCTAAAGCAGCGGGCGAGGCCACACTAACTAGTGCCCAGGCTATTGCTAAACTTAATCAAGCAACGGCCCAAGAGTTGACGGTGCGTCTGCATAATATAGTTACTGAGCTGACGAAAAACAAAGATCCTAAAGCTGCCTTCGAATATGCGCACGCGCAAGTATTACAAGATGCAGCAAAAGAAGTGGCTCAATATCAAGCGAAGTTATTTGAAGCTTTAGCAAGCGGTAATCAGGAATTAACAAAGATTGCTGAAACCATGATTAAAGAGTCGCAACATGATTTGATTCATTTTGTGAATGAAGCTACCCAGAATGCGCCGGCTGGAACTGAGCCTTACACCTCGATATTTAAAACTTCTTTTAACAGTACCCTGCAAAATTTTGAGATGATTCGTGCAGGAATGGCCGACTCTTTTGCTCATTTTGAAAAGAGCTTACAAAATATGGGTGATTACTCAGGCATCCAAAAAGAGGGCAGTGCAGCTAAAAAGAGCGCTACCAAGAAATAG